A portion of the Bacteroides faecium genome contains these proteins:
- the ppdK gene encoding pyruvate, phosphate dikinase — MDKKRVYTFGNGQAEGKADMKNLLGGKGANLAEMNLIGIPVPPGFTITTDVCTEYNTLGQDKVVELLKDDVVKAISNVEGLMKSKFGDIENPLLVSVRSGARASMPGMMDTILNLGLNDEVVEGIIRKTGNARFAWDSYRRFVQMYGDVVLGMKPTNKEDIDPFEAIIEEVKESKGVKLDNELEVEDLKELVKKFKAAVKEQTGKDFPTCAYEQLWGAICAVFDSWMNERAILYRKMESIPDEWGTAVNVQAMVFGNMGETSATGVCFSRDAGTGEDLFNGEYLINAQGEDVVAGIRTPQQITKIGSQRWAQLAGVSEEERAEKYPSMEEAMPEIYKELDALQTKLENHYKDMQDMEFTVQEGKLWFLQTRNGKRTGAAMVKIAMDLLRQGMIDEKTALMRVEPNKLDELLHPVFDKDALKKAKVLTRGLPASPGAATGQIVFFADDAAEWHAAGKRVVMVRIETSPEDLAGMAVAEGILTARGGMTSHAAVVARGMGKCCVSGAGALNIDYKGRTVEIDGVVLKEGDYISLNGSTGVVYNGKVETQAAELSGDFAELMTLADKYTRLQVRTNADTPHDAEVARNFGAIGIGLCRTEHMFFEGEKIKAMREMILAEDADGRRKALAKILPYQQADFKGIFKAMAGCPVTVRLLDPPLHEFVPHDLKGQQEMADTMGVSLHYIQQRVESLCEHNPMLGHRGCRLGNTYPEITQMQTRAILGAALELKKEGVETHPEIMVPLTGILYEFKEQENVIRTEAAKLFEELGDSIDFKVGTMIEIPRAALTADRIASSAEFFSFGTNDLTQMTFGYSRDDIASFLPVYLEKKILKVDPFQVLDQNGVGQLVRMATEKGRAIRPDLKCGICGEHGGEPSSVKFCHRVGLNYVSCSPFRVPIARLAAAQAAIEG, encoded by the coding sequence ATGGATAAAAAAAGAGTTTATACCTTTGGTAATGGTCAGGCAGAAGGAAAGGCTGACATGAAGAATTTGCTAGGTGGTAAAGGTGCCAATCTTGCTGAAATGAATTTGATCGGAATTCCAGTCCCTCCAGGATTCACAATAACTACAGATGTTTGTACGGAATACAATACATTAGGACAGGACAAAGTGGTTGAGTTACTGAAAGATGATGTCGTGAAAGCCATCTCTAATGTAGAGGGCTTGATGAAATCAAAATTTGGTGACATTGAAAATCCTTTGTTGGTGTCTGTACGTTCCGGTGCCCGCGCGTCTATGCCGGGTATGATGGATACTATCCTGAACCTGGGTCTGAATGACGAAGTGGTGGAAGGTATTATCCGTAAGACAGGTAACGCACGCTTTGCATGGGATTCTTACCGCCGCTTTGTACAGATGTACGGTGACGTGGTATTGGGTATGAAGCCTACCAATAAGGAAGATATCGACCCGTTCGAAGCAATCATCGAAGAGGTGAAAGAATCGAAGGGTGTGAAACTCGACAACGAGTTGGAAGTGGAAGACTTGAAAGAACTCGTGAAGAAATTTAAAGCTGCCGTAAAAGAACAGACAGGAAAAGATTTCCCGACTTGTGCATACGAACAGCTTTGGGGTGCCATCTGCGCAGTATTCGATTCATGGATGAATGAACGTGCTATCCTTTACCGTAAGATGGAAAGTATTCCTGATGAATGGGGAACAGCCGTAAACGTTCAGGCGATGGTATTCGGTAATATGGGTGAGACATCGGCAACCGGTGTTTGTTTCTCACGTGATGCCGGTACGGGTGAAGACCTTTTCAATGGTGAATACCTGATTAACGCGCAAGGTGAAGACGTAGTGGCAGGTATCCGTACTCCGCAACAGATCACTAAGATCGGTTCTCAACGCTGGGCTCAACTGGCCGGAGTAAGCGAAGAAGAGCGCGCAGAAAAATATCCTTCTATGGAAGAAGCTATGCCGGAAATCTACAAAGAACTGGATGCGCTTCAGACTAAACTGGAAAATCACTATAAAGATATGCAGGACATGGAGTTCACCGTACAGGAAGGTAAACTTTGGTTCCTTCAGACACGTAACGGTAAGCGTACGGGTGCCGCTATGGTGAAAATTGCTATGGATTTGCTTCGTCAAGGTATGATTGATGAAAAGACAGCTTTGATGCGTGTTGAGCCGAATAAGCTGGACGAATTGCTTCACCCTGTATTTGATAAGGATGCTTTAAAGAAAGCTAAAGTCCTGACTCGCGGTCTTCCGGCTTCTCCGGGTGCTGCAACCGGTCAGATTGTATTCTTCGCCGACGACGCTGCCGAATGGCATGCTGCCGGAAAGCGTGTAGTGATGGTTCGTATCGAAACTTCTCCTGAAGACTTGGCAGGTATGGCAGTTGCCGAAGGTATCCTGACAGCTCGTGGCGGTATGACTTCTCACGCTGCTGTGGTTGCCCGTGGTATGGGTAAATGCTGTGTGTCGGGTGCGGGTGCATTGAATATTGATTATAAAGGCCGTACGGTAGAAATTGATGGTGTAGTGCTGAAAGAAGGCGATTACATCTCTCTGAACGGAAGTACGGGTGTTGTATATAATGGTAAGGTGGAAACGCAGGCTGCCGAACTTTCCGGTGACTTTGCCGAATTGATGACGTTGGCTGATAAATATACCCGTCTGCAAGTACGCACGAATGCGGATACTCCTCATGATGCGGAAGTAGCCCGTAATTTCGGCGCGATAGGTATCGGTCTTTGCCGTACGGAACATATGTTCTTTGAAGGTGAGAAAATCAAGGCAATGCGTGAAATGATCCTGGCAGAAGATGCAGATGGACGTCGGAAAGCATTGGCTAAGATTCTTCCATACCAGCAGGCTGACTTCAAGGGTATCTTCAAGGCAATGGCAGGTTGTCCGGTGACTGTACGTCTGCTCGATCCTCCTTTGCATGAGTTTGTTCCTCACGATTTGAAGGGACAGCAGGAAATGGCGGATACAATGGGCGTAAGTCTGCATTATATCCAGCAGCGTGTAGAATCCTTGTGCGAACACAACCCGATGTTGGGTCACCGTGGTTGCCGTTTGGGAAATACATATCCTGAAATTACGCAGATGCAGACACGTGCTATTCTGGGGGCTGCATTGGAATTGAAGAAAGAAGGAGTGGAGACACATCCGGAAATCATGGTTCCGTTGACCGGTATCTTATATGAATTCAAGGAACAGGAAAACGTGATCCGCACAGAAGCTGCGAAGTTGTTCGAAGAGTTGGGAGACAGCATTGACTTCAAAGTAGGTACAATGATTGAAATCCCGCGCGCAGCTTTGACAGCCGACCGTATTGCTTCTTCTGCTGAATTCTTCTCATTCGGTACAAATGACTTGACGCAGATGACCTTCGGTTATTCTCGTGACGATATCGCTTCTTTCCTTCCTGTTTATCTGGAAAAGAAGATTTTGAAAGTAGACCCGTTCCAGGTGCTCGACCAGAATGGTGTGGGACAACTGGTACGTATGGCAACAGAAAAAGGCCGTGCTATCCGTCCGGATTTGAAATGCGGTATTTGTGGTGAACATGGTGGTGAGCCTTCTTCAGTGAAGTTCTGCCACAGAGTGGGCTTGAACTACGTTAGTTGTTCTCCATTCCGCGTGCCCATCGCAAGACTGGCGGCGGCTCAAGCAGCTATTGAGGGATAG
- a CDS encoding RluA family pseudouridine synthase encodes MEKRPRKTLAEKARAQYTNYAVKEPMELMDFLAAKMPDASRTKLKALLSKRVVLVDNVITTQFNFPLQAGMKVQISKVKGKKEFSNRLLKIVYEDAYIIVIEKTQGLLSVNTERQKERTAYTILNEYVQRSGRQFRVFIVHRLDRDTSGLMMFAKNEKTQQILRDNWQEIVTDRRYVAVVEGNMEKDYDTVVSWLTDKTLYVSSSEYDDGGSKSITHYKTIKRANGYSLLELDLETGRKNQIRVHMQGLGHPIIGDGRYGGENYSNPIGRLALHAFKLCFYHPVTRDLMEFETPYPADFKKLFLKK; translated from the coding sequence ATGGAAAAAAGACCGAGAAAGACGCTTGCAGAAAAAGCACGCGCCCAATATACGAACTACGCAGTCAAAGAGCCGATGGAACTCATGGATTTCCTGGCTGCTAAAATGCCGGATGCAAGTCGCACGAAACTGAAGGCTTTGTTGAGCAAACGAGTGGTGCTTGTAGACAATGTAATCACTACGCAATTTAATTTCCCGCTTCAAGCAGGAATGAAAGTGCAAATCAGCAAGGTAAAAGGAAAGAAAGAATTTAGCAACAGATTGCTGAAGATTGTGTATGAAGATGCCTATATTATCGTCATTGAAAAGACGCAAGGACTCTTATCCGTCAATACGGAACGTCAAAAGGAGCGTACCGCTTACACCATACTTAATGAATATGTGCAGCGTTCCGGTCGCCAATTCCGTGTATTCATCGTTCACCGCCTGGATAGAGATACTTCCGGTTTGATGATGTTTGCAAAAAATGAAAAGACACAGCAAATTTTGCGTGACAATTGGCAAGAGATAGTGACCGACCGCAGATATGTAGCCGTAGTGGAAGGAAATATGGAGAAGGATTATGATACGGTAGTATCTTGGTTGACAGACAAGACTTTGTATGTCAGTTCCAGCGAATATGACGATGGTGGTTCGAAGTCAATCACACATTACAAGACAATCAAACGTGCGAACGGATATTCTTTGTTGGAACTTGATTTGGAAACAGGCCGCAAGAATCAGATTCGTGTACATATGCAAGGGTTAGGTCATCCGATTATCGGTGATGGAAGATACGGTGGAGAAAACTATTCGAATCCTATCGGACGATTAGCCCTTCATGCTTTCAAACTTTGTTTTTATCATCCGGTGACGAGGGACTTGATGGAGTTTGAGACTCCTTATCCGGCAGATTTCAAGAAGTTGTTTTTGAAGAAATAG
- a CDS encoding AAA family ATPase: MENPFIIIGNIPEKYFCDRREESKKVIRILSNGGNLCMISPRRMGKSKLIRFCYDKPEIADNYYTFYIDVLHTSSLREFTYLFGQKVFETLNTKSRKAFMALVQGLKSINAKFGFDPVNSAPTFSLELGDISRPELTLAEIFACLEQADKPCIVAFDEFQQITKYPEENIEALLRSHIQHLSNVHFIFAGSERHLVTEMFLSSARPFYNSTSIMELHPIATEEYIPFVCKWFKVYEREIHENDVLKIYELFYGNTYYIQKTFHEAFINTSTGGVCTIDILRQTIDEILEEASDGYRQMLSRIPERQKELLYAIATEGKAQKIMSASFIRRYALTSSSAVQAASRKLMELDLLTVEDNVYYIPDILFRMYLQRLRESSISFLV; encoded by the coding sequence ATGGAAAATCCTTTTATTATTATCGGCAATATTCCGGAGAAATATTTCTGTGACAGGCGTGAAGAGTCTAAGAAAGTCATTCGTATCTTATCTAATGGTGGAAATTTGTGTATGATTTCACCAAGGCGTATGGGAAAATCCAAGTTGATTCGTTTTTGTTATGACAAGCCTGAAATTGCTGATAATTATTATACTTTTTATATAGATGTCCTGCATACATCCAGTTTGCGTGAATTCACCTATCTTTTCGGGCAAAAGGTTTTTGAAACATTGAATACAAAAAGTAGAAAGGCATTTATGGCTTTAGTACAGGGATTAAAATCTATCAATGCAAAATTTGGATTTGATCCTGTCAACAGTGCTCCGACATTCAGTTTGGAGTTGGGCGATATTAGCCGTCCGGAACTTACATTGGCCGAAATTTTTGCTTGTCTTGAGCAGGCGGACAAACCATGTATCGTAGCTTTTGATGAATTTCAACAGATTACCAAATATCCGGAAGAGAACATCGAAGCTTTACTTCGTTCGCATATCCAGCATCTTTCCAATGTGCATTTTATCTTTGCCGGTAGCGAGCGTCATCTTGTGACGGAAATGTTCCTTTCTTCTGCCAGACCTTTTTATAACAGTACGTCGATAATGGAATTGCATCCTATTGCAACAGAGGAATATATACCTTTTGTCTGCAAATGGTTCAAGGTATATGAACGGGAGATCCATGAGAATGACGTGTTGAAAATATACGAACTGTTTTACGGGAATACTTATTATATACAGAAGACTTTTCATGAGGCTTTTATCAATACTTCGACAGGTGGTGTATGCACAATAGATATATTGAGACAAACGATTGATGAGATTCTGGAAGAAGCCAGTGATGGTTATCGCCAGATGTTATCCCGGATTCCCGAACGGCAGAAAGAACTCTTATATGCAATCGCTACAGAAGGAAAAGCCCAAAAGATAATGAGTGCTTCTTTTATCCGTAGATATGCATTGACATCTAGTAGTGCTGTTCAGGCGGCAAGCCGTAAATTGATGGAATTGGATTTGTTGACTGTGGAAGATAACGTTTATTATATTCCGGATATTCTTTTCCGTATGTATCTGCAAAGATTAAGAGAGAGCAGTATTTCTTTTCTGGTATGA
- the rlmD gene encoding 23S rRNA (uracil(1939)-C(5))-methyltransferase RlmD, whose product MDVAAEGKAIAKVNDLVIFVPYVVPGDVVDLQIKRKKNKYAEAEAVKFHELSPNRAVPFCQHYGVCGGCKWQVLPYAEQIRYKQQQVEDNLKRIGKIELPEISPILGSAKTEWYRNKLEFTFSNKRWLTNEEVRQDVKYDQMNAVGFHIPGAFDKVLAIEKCWLQDDISNRIRNAVRDYAYEHDYSFINLRSQEGMLRNMIIRTSSTGELMVIVICKITEDHEMELFKQLLQFIADSFPEITSLLYIINNKCNDTINDLDVHVFKGMDHIFEEMEGLRFKVGPKSFYQTNSEQAYNLYKIARDFAGLTGNELVYDLYTGTGTIANFVSRQARQVIGIEYVPEAIEDAKVNAEINDIKNALFYAGDMKDMLTQDFINQHGRPDVIITDPPRAGMHQDVVDVILFAEPKRIVYVSCNPATQARDLQLLDGKYKVKAVQPVDMFPHTHHVENVVLLEFR is encoded by the coding sequence ATGGATGTGGCTGCCGAAGGAAAAGCCATCGCAAAAGTAAACGACCTGGTAATTTTTGTCCCCTACGTAGTGCCGGGTGACGTCGTAGACCTTCAGATCAAGCGTAAAAAGAATAAATATGCCGAAGCAGAAGCGGTGAAGTTTCATGAACTATCGCCCAATCGCGCCGTTCCTTTCTGCCAACACTATGGCGTATGCGGCGGCTGCAAATGGCAAGTGCTCCCTTACGCGGAACAAATCAGATATAAGCAGCAGCAAGTGGAAGATAACCTGAAACGTATCGGGAAAATCGAGCTGCCTGAAATCTCCCCGATTCTTGGTTCGGCAAAAACTGAATGGTACAGAAACAAACTGGAGTTCACTTTTTCCAACAAACGTTGGTTGACAAACGAAGAAGTGCGCCAGGATGTGAAGTACGATCAGATGAATGCGGTAGGTTTCCATATTCCGGGTGCGTTTGACAAGGTGCTGGCTATCGAGAAATGCTGGTTACAGGACGATATATCCAACCGTATCCGTAACGCGGTACGTGATTATGCTTACGAGCACGATTATTCCTTTATCAACCTGCGCTCACAGGAAGGTATGCTGCGGAATATGATTATCCGCACTTCTTCGACAGGCGAATTGATGGTTATTGTGATTTGCAAGATCACAGAAGATCACGAAATGGAACTGTTCAAGCAACTGCTTCAGTTCATCGCTGACTCTTTCCCGGAAATTACTTCTCTATTATACATTATTAATAATAAGTGTAACGATACCATCAACGATTTGGATGTGCACGTATTTAAAGGAATGGATCACATCTTTGAGGAGATGGAAGGACTGCGTTTCAAAGTCGGACCGAAATCGTTCTATCAGACTAATTCGGAACAGGCATACAATCTATATAAGATAGCCCGTGACTTTGCCGGACTGACCGGAAATGAACTGGTGTACGACCTTTATACCGGAACAGGAACGATTGCCAACTTCGTTTCACGACAGGCACGCCAGGTGATTGGTATCGAATATGTACCGGAAGCAATCGAAGACGCAAAGGTAAACGCGGAAATCAATGATATTAAAAACGCTTTGTTCTATGCCGGTGACATGAAGGATATGCTGACGCAGGATTTCATCAATCAGCACGGACGCCCGGATGTTATCATTACAGACCCACCCCGCGCAGGTATGCATCAGGATGTGGTTGACGTCATTTTATTCGCCGAACCTAAACGGATTGTTTATGTAAGCTGTAATCCTGCTACCCAGGCACGCGACTTGCAATTACTCGACGGCAAATATAAAGTGAAAGCTGTGCAACCTGTAGATATGTTCCCCCATACTCATCATGTGGAGAATGTAGTATTGCTAGAATTTCGATAA
- a CDS encoding DUF4858 domain-containing protein, with the protein MDIQKYQLMILCLSLLPLSVAGQEWSKKDSLKLQQILDSDQEIIINRKLIEATEQGTYSPKPFTDFDLTLPTIKSSTIFSKPSINTNNILYRPPASTFLPTYSFLKINKNLILHSKSNFAESQNNFHIQTLIDYKFSKKWSLNIYGTQNLDTRKHRGLPSEVEPTQLGSNIVLRINKNWKIKTGMQYQYNALRKRWEWIPQVSVSYEW; encoded by the coding sequence ATGGACATTCAAAAATATCAGTTGATGATTCTTTGCCTATCATTACTCCCTCTATCTGTCGCAGGACAAGAATGGAGTAAGAAGGACTCATTGAAACTACAGCAAATATTAGACTCCGACCAAGAAATTATAATAAACAGAAAACTCATTGAAGCAACAGAGCAAGGAACGTATTCTCCAAAGCCGTTTACAGATTTTGATTTAACATTACCAACTATAAAATCTTCTACAATCTTTTCAAAGCCATCCATTAACACCAATAACATACTCTACAGGCCACCTGCTTCTACCTTTTTACCCACTTATTCTTTTTTAAAAATAAACAAGAATCTTATTCTGCATAGCAAAAGCAACTTTGCAGAAAGTCAAAACAACTTCCATATCCAAACTCTTATTGACTATAAATTCTCAAAAAAATGGTCACTCAATATATATGGTACGCAAAATCTTGATACCCGAAAACACCGGGGACTACCTTCCGAAGTAGAACCAACCCAACTAGGAAGCAACATTGTTTTGAGAATAAACAAAAACTGGAAGATTAAAACCGGTATGCAATATCAATACAATGCCCTGCGAAAAAGATGGGAATGGATACCACAAGTCAGTGTTTCATATGAATGGTAA
- the map gene encoding type I methionyl aminopeptidase, protein MKNFIKGFRFTPSNYPAAVEEKIQKYRKQGYKLPPRKVLRTPEQLEGIRESAKINTALLDYISENIREGMSTEEIDVMVYDFTTGHGAIPAPLNYEGFPKSVCTSINDVVCHGIPNKNEILKSGDIVNVDVSTIYNGYFSDASRMFMIGEVSPEMRKLVRVTKECMEIGIAAAQPWKQLGDVGAAIQEHAEKNGYSVVRDLCGHGVGMKFHEEPDVEHFGRRGTGMMIVPGMTFTIEPMINMGTYEVFIDEADGWTVCTDDGLPSAQWENMILITETGNEILTY, encoded by the coding sequence ATGAAGAATTTTATCAAGGGATTCCGGTTTACCCCCTCCAATTATCCGGCAGCAGTAGAAGAGAAAATACAGAAATATAGAAAACAAGGATATAAGCTTCCACCACGTAAAGTACTCCGTACCCCCGAGCAACTGGAAGGAATTCGTGAAAGTGCCAAAATCAATACGGCATTATTGGATTATATCTCTGAAAATATTCGTGAAGGAATGTCTACCGAAGAGATTGATGTAATGGTGTATGATTTCACTACCGGCCACGGAGCTATCCCCGCCCCGCTCAATTATGAAGGATTCCCCAAGAGCGTTTGTACAAGTATCAATGATGTAGTGTGTCATGGGATACCGAACAAAAACGAAATCCTTAAAAGCGGTGACATTGTCAATGTGGATGTTTCTACGATTTATAATGGCTATTTCTCCGACGCGTCCCGCATGTTTATGATTGGCGAGGTAAGTCCCGAAATGCGCAAACTCGTTCGGGTAACCAAAGAATGCATGGAAATAGGAATTGCTGCCGCACAGCCCTGGAAACAATTGGGCGATGTAGGTGCAGCGATTCAGGAACATGCCGAAAAGAATGGATATAGCGTTGTCCGCGACCTTTGCGGACACGGTGTGGGGATGAAATTCCATGAAGAGCCGGATGTAGAACACTTCGGACGCCGCGGCACAGGGATGATGATCGTACCCGGTATGACCTTTACCATCGAGCCGATGATTAATATGGGAACCTACGAAGTATTTATAGACGAAGCCGACGGATGGACTGTTTGCACCGACGACGGACTACCCTCCGCCCAATGGGAAAATATGATTCTGATTACTGAAACCGGAAACGAAATTCTAACCTATTGA
- a CDS encoding B12-binding domain-containing radical SAM protein has protein sequence MKLLWLDLNSSYAHSSLALPALHAQIANDITIEWCMVSATINENIGNVVKQIYHHQPDIIAATNWLFNHEQLLHIVSRAKALLPQSCVVLGGPEFLGDNEDFLIKNKFVSGVFRGEGEEVFPQWLKVWNHPKQAWKSITGLCYIDETNQYQDNGIARVMNFSQLISPEKSRFFNWSKPFVQLETTRGCFNTCAFCVSGGEKPVRTIPLEAIRERLNDIHQHGIKNVRVLDRTFNYNNKRAKELLDLFRNYPDICFHLEIHPALLSEELKKELSVLPKGLLHLEAGIQSLKESVLQQSRRIGKLSDALEGLKYLCSLKNMETHADLIAGLPLYHLSEIFEDVHTLAEYGAGEIQLESLKLLPGTEMRRRAEELGIQYSPLPPYEVLQTREISVDKLQTAHYLSRLLDGFYNTPTWQSITRTLILENPSFLHEFLNHLVQTDVIDTPLSLERRGLILYDFCKSQYPDYLTQVSIAWIEAGMSLKKAPAERVRTKRQVPPESWEVIYGSYRENLRLCFLPTDEEGHGYWFGFESEIQKIQPVFKATT, from the coding sequence ATGAAACTTCTTTGGCTTGATTTAAATAGTTCATACGCCCATTCATCTTTGGCATTACCCGCCCTACATGCACAAATAGCAAATGACATCACTATCGAATGGTGTATGGTTTCTGCAACAATCAATGAGAACATAGGTAACGTTGTCAAACAAATCTATCACCATCAACCGGACATCATTGCAGCTACCAATTGGTTATTTAACCACGAACAACTATTACATATTGTTTCACGTGCAAAAGCATTACTTCCCCAATCTTGTGTCGTACTTGGCGGTCCCGAGTTTTTGGGAGATAACGAAGACTTTTTAATCAAAAATAAATTTGTCAGCGGAGTATTCCGCGGCGAAGGTGAAGAAGTATTTCCTCAATGGCTTAAAGTATGGAATCACCCAAAGCAAGCATGGAAATCCATAACCGGACTTTGCTACATTGATGAGACGAATCAATATCAGGATAACGGCATTGCCCGTGTCATGAATTTCTCACAACTCATCTCACCAGAAAAGAGCCGTTTCTTCAACTGGAGCAAGCCTTTCGTACAGCTTGAAACGACCCGCGGATGTTTCAACACCTGTGCTTTTTGTGTCAGTGGCGGTGAAAAGCCTGTCCGCACCATTCCTCTGGAAGCTATCCGTGAACGTCTGAACGATATTCATCAACATGGCATCAAGAATGTACGTGTTCTCGACCGTACCTTTAATTATAATAATAAGCGTGCTAAAGAATTACTCGACCTGTTCCGCAACTATCCGGACATCTGTTTCCATCTTGAAATCCATCCGGCTCTCCTTTCCGAAGAACTTAAAAAGGAATTATCCGTTCTCCCTAAAGGTTTATTACACCTGGAAGCCGGTATCCAGAGTTTAAAAGAGTCTGTCCTACAACAAAGCCGACGCATCGGAAAGCTGTCCGATGCCCTTGAAGGATTGAAATATCTCTGCTCCCTAAAAAACATGGAGACGCATGCCGACCTGATAGCAGGACTCCCACTCTATCACTTATCCGAGATATTCGAAGATGTACACACCTTGGCAGAATATGGCGCAGGAGAAATCCAACTGGAATCTCTGAAGCTACTTCCCGGCACTGAAATGCGAAGAAGAGCAGAAGAACTAGGCATCCAATACTCGCCACTCCCACCGTACGAAGTACTGCAAACCCGCGAAATATCAGTAGATAAGTTACAGACAGCACATTATCTGTCCCGACTTTTAGACGGATTCTACAATACTCCTACCTGGCAAAGCATTACCCGGACATTAATTTTGGAGAATCCTTCTTTCTTACATGAATTCCTCAACCATTTGGTGCAAACAGATGTCATCGACACTCCTTTAAGTTTGGAAAGAAGAGGATTGATTCTATACGATTTTTGTAAAAGTCAATACCCCGATTACTTGACGCAAGTCAGCATCGCATGGATAGAAGCAGGAATGTCCCTGAAGAAAGCCCCTGCCGAAAGAGTAAGAACCAAACGGCAAGTTCCTCCCGAAAGTTGGGAAGTAATATACGGTTCATATCGTGAAAATCTACGTCTATGCTTTCTTCCCACCGACGAAGAAGGACATGGATACTGGTTCGGCTTTGAATCGGAGATTCAGAAGATACAACCGGTATTTAAAGCAACAACTTAA
- a CDS encoding tyrosine-type recombinase/integrase, with translation MATFKACVRSQRSDGLFAVLIRVTHNRVARYINTDKTVDKSKLRKGEIKDPEILSYCSNLIKLYSDRLNAVDISSWDTNEVVSYLQHIDEDISFSKYARKYVLEMATVRGMVRNAKNYRWAYQSLERFAESENIMFSKLTTKFIQDWISSLASTNRAKEMYPTCIRMIYNAALEEYNDYDKNIIRIKLQPFRKISIPKADVPEKRALDIDILKRFFTGEIPESNLKVSLPELSRDVAEMVFCLAGMNTADIFELRKENLREGVLCYHRLKTKKFRRDGAYLEIKIPSRILYLFEKYKSDNEYLLNFNKRYQDGNCFNVNVNNGLKSYCKYNELPDICIYNFRHSWATIAQNNCGASTAEVGFALNHASAHRVTEGYIKKDYSPISMLNNKVIEYVFGEY, from the coding sequence ATGGCAACTTTTAAAGCTTGTGTTAGGTCACAGAGAAGTGATGGCTTGTTTGCTGTATTAATAAGGGTTACTCATAATAGAGTTGCAAGATATATAAATACAGATAAAACAGTGGATAAATCAAAATTGCGTAAAGGGGAAATTAAAGACCCTGAAATACTTTCTTATTGTTCCAACCTTATTAAACTCTATAGTGATAGATTGAATGCTGTAGATATATCCAGTTGGGATACCAATGAGGTTGTATCCTATTTACAACACATAGATGAAGATATATCTTTTTCTAAATATGCTAGGAAGTATGTTTTGGAGATGGCTACTGTTAGGGGGATGGTTAGGAATGCAAAGAACTACAGATGGGCATATCAATCATTGGAAAGGTTTGCAGAGTCAGAGAATATAATGTTTTCAAAGCTTACTACAAAGTTTATTCAAGACTGGATTAGCTCTTTAGCATCTACAAATAGGGCAAAGGAAATGTATCCAACTTGTATTAGGATGATATATAATGCAGCTCTTGAAGAGTATAATGATTATGATAAGAATATCATCCGAATCAAATTACAACCTTTTAGGAAGATTTCAATACCTAAAGCTGATGTTCCAGAGAAGAGAGCTTTGGATATAGATATATTAAAGAGATTCTTTACAGGTGAAATACCTGAATCTAATTTAAAAGTATCTCTACCAGAATTAAGTAGAGATGTAGCAGAAATGGTTTTCTGTCTAGCAGGGATGAATACAGCAGATATCTTTGAACTGCGTAAGGAGAATTTAAGAGAGGGAGTATTATGTTATCATAGATTAAAGACAAAGAAGTTTAGGCGTGATGGTGCATATTTGGAAATCAAGATACCATCAAGGATATTATATTTATTCGAGAAATACAAGTCAGATAATGAATACCTTCTGAATTTCAATAAAAGGTATCAGGATGGTAACTGTTTTAATGTAAATGTAAACAATGGTTTAAAATCTTATTGCAAGTATAATGAACTTCCTGATATCTGTATTTATAATTTCAGGCATTCATGGGCTACCATTGCCCAGAATAATTGTGGAGCTAGTACAGCAGAGGTTGGGTTTGCATTGAATCATGCATCCGCACATAGGGTAACAGAAGGGTACATTAAGAAAGATTATTCTCCAATTAGTATGTTGAATAATAAGGTTATTGAATATGTATTTGGGGAATATTAG